A single window of Streptomyces xanthii DNA harbors:
- a CDS encoding N-acetylmuramoyl-L-alanine amidase gives MHRSPRSLTGRVARVRAAGTLATAGLLLPLLGAAPPQDAGAPAAADQKLQSAFAAAAAEYHVPQSVLLGVSYLQSRWDTHAGAPSVSGGYGPMHLTDARTALARTVRYDHAEGDARGDDSRAPLEATPALPDGGELPARLTTLVRASEVSGIPAEELRSDPAANVRGGAALLAAAQKRLGEPLGGKPSDWFGAVATFSGADDAASAATYADDVFAVIRDGERRTNDAGQDLTLAADPAARPEPAQLTRAGLRKADADGAECPRTVSCEWIPAPCEEFGDGDYGNHDLADRPKDQSIDYIVIHDTEATWEQTLKLVQDKTYLAWHYSLRSTDGHIVQSVKAKDVGWHAGNWYVNAKSVGLEHEGFLAQPDSWYTEAMYRSSARLVKYLSKRYDIPLDRQHILGHDTVPGPTGGTIPQMHTDPGPYWDWAHYFALLGKPFHPTAGPNGGLVTIDPRFAENQPVYTGCTKAGEPCAPHGSSAVRLYTAPSEDAPLVKDIGLRPGGQDSTTGVNDMASRASTGQQYAVAGREGDWTAIWYLGQKAWFHDPAEQPAAVSAKGLVITPKDGASDIPVYGRAYPEKAAYPAGMTPQAVSPLPYKLLAGQRYVVGGRTTGEYFYSPTFDTSSHRVVRGEDVYYEIQFGHRVAFVRAADVRVLPSTES, from the coding sequence TTGCATCGTTCTCCCCGTTCTCTCACCGGCCGTGTTGCGCGCGTCAGGGCGGCGGGCACGCTCGCGACGGCGGGGCTGCTGCTCCCGCTGCTCGGGGCGGCGCCGCCGCAGGATGCAGGGGCGCCGGCCGCGGCGGACCAGAAGCTGCAGAGCGCGTTCGCGGCGGCCGCGGCCGAGTACCACGTGCCGCAGAGCGTGCTGCTCGGCGTCTCCTATCTGCAGTCGCGCTGGGACACGCACGCGGGCGCGCCGAGCGTCTCCGGCGGCTACGGCCCCATGCATCTGACGGACGCGCGCACGGCGCTGGCCCGCACGGTGCGCTACGACCATGCCGAGGGCGACGCCCGCGGCGACGACTCGCGCGCCCCGCTGGAGGCGACGCCGGCGCTGCCGGACGGCGGCGAACTGCCGGCCCGGCTCACCACGCTGGTCCGGGCGTCGGAGGTGTCGGGGATCCCGGCGGAGGAACTCCGCAGCGATCCCGCGGCGAACGTGCGGGGCGGCGCGGCGCTGCTCGCGGCCGCGCAGAAGCGGCTCGGCGAGCCGCTCGGCGGGAAGCCGTCCGACTGGTTCGGCGCGGTCGCCACGTTCTCCGGAGCGGACGACGCGGCGAGCGCGGCGACGTACGCGGACGACGTGTTCGCGGTGATCCGCGACGGTGAGCGGCGCACGAACGACGCGGGCCAGGACCTGACGCTCGCCGCGGACCCGGCGGCGCGGCCGGAGCCCGCGCAGCTGACCCGGGCGGGCCTGCGCAAGGCGGACGCCGACGGGGCCGAGTGCCCGCGCACGGTGTCCTGCGAGTGGATCCCGGCGCCCTGCGAGGAGTTCGGCGACGGCGACTACGGCAACCACGACCTCGCGGACCGCCCGAAGGACCAGAGCATCGACTACATCGTCATCCACGACACGGAGGCGACGTGGGAGCAGACGCTGAAGCTGGTGCAGGACAAGACGTATCTGGCCTGGCACTACTCGCTGCGTTCGACGGACGGGCACATCGTGCAGTCGGTCAAGGCGAAGGACGTCGGCTGGCACGCGGGCAACTGGTACGTGAACGCGAAGTCGGTGGGCCTGGAGCACGAGGGTTTCCTCGCGCAGCCCGACTCCTGGTACACGGAGGCGATGTACCGCTCGTCGGCGCGGCTGGTGAAGTACCTGTCGAAGCGGTACGACATCCCGCTGGACCGGCAGCACATCCTCGGTCACGACACGGTGCCGGGCCCGACGGGCGGGACGATCCCGCAGATGCACACGGACCCGGGTCCGTACTGGGACTGGGCGCACTACTTCGCGCTGCTCGGCAAGCCGTTCCACCCCACGGCCGGTCCGAACGGCGGCCTGGTGACGATCGACCCGCGGTTCGCCGAGAACCAGCCGGTGTACACGGGCTGCACCAAGGCCGGTGAGCCGTGCGCGCCGCACGGGTCGAGCGCGGTGCGGCTGTACACGGCGCCGAGCGAGGACGCCCCGCTGGTCAAGGACATCGGGCTGCGCCCCGGCGGCCAGGACTCGACGACGGGCGTCAACGACATGGCGTCCCGTGCCTCGACGGGTCAGCAGTACGCGGTCGCGGGGCGCGAGGGCGACTGGACGGCGATCTGGTACCTGGGCCAGAAGGCCTGGTTCCACGACCCGGCGGAGCAGCCGGCCGCGGTGAGCGCCAAGGGTCTGGTGATCACGCCGAAGGACGGGGCCTCGGACATCCCGGTGTACGGGCGCGCGTACCCGGAGAAGGCGGCGTACCCGGCGGGCATGACCCCGCAGGCCGTCTCGCCCCTGCCGTACAAGCTGCTCGCGGGGCAGCGGTACGTGGTCGGCGGGCGGACGACGGGCGAGTACTTCTACTCGCCGACGTTCGACACGTCGTCGCACCGGGTGGTGCGGGGTGAGGACGTGTACTACGAGATCCAGTTCGGCCACCGGGTCGCGTTCGTGCGGGCGGCAGACGTGCGGGTGCTGCCGTCGACGGAGTCCTGA
- a CDS encoding leucine-rich repeat domain-containing protein — protein MAASGAVPKVLNYWRAGLDSVPDEVWRHPETEVLLLADNRLTAVSERIGDLTRLHTIDLGHNLLTSVPARIGTLPELTRFLYLHDNRLTELPDTLGALGRLAYLNVGENRLTALPPALAAMTGLVELRAQDNRLTALPDGIGGLSALRELWLRGNALTALPDSARDLTELRELELRDNAFAHVPEPLRALPRLRRLDLRANRLRELPAWITELPALEKLDLRWNDVRVAPGLLDELTGRGCVVLR, from the coding sequence ATGGCCGCGAGCGGAGCGGTGCCGAAGGTGCTGAACTACTGGCGGGCCGGTCTGGACTCCGTGCCGGACGAGGTGTGGCGCCACCCGGAGACGGAGGTGCTGCTCCTGGCGGACAACCGTCTGACCGCGGTCTCCGAACGGATCGGCGACCTCACCCGGCTGCACACGATCGACCTCGGCCACAACTTGCTGACGTCGGTGCCCGCGCGGATCGGCACGCTGCCGGAGCTGACGCGTTTCCTGTACCTGCACGACAACCGCCTCACGGAGCTGCCGGACACGCTGGGGGCGCTCGGCCGGCTGGCGTATCTGAACGTCGGGGAGAACCGGCTGACCGCGCTGCCGCCGGCCCTCGCCGCGATGACCGGCCTGGTCGAGCTGCGCGCCCAGGACAACCGGCTGACGGCGCTGCCCGACGGGATCGGCGGCCTGTCCGCGCTGCGCGAACTGTGGCTGCGCGGCAACGCCCTGACCGCTCTCCCGGATTCGGCGCGCGACCTGACGGAACTGCGCGAGCTGGAGCTGCGGGACAACGCGTTCGCGCACGTGCCCGAGCCCCTGCGCGCGCTGCCGCGACTGCGCCGCCTGGACCTGCGTGCCAACCGGCTGCGCGAACTGCCCGCCTGGATCACGGAGCTCCCCGCGCTGGAGAAGCTCGACCTGCGCTGGAACGACGTACGCGTCGCGCCCGGCCTGCTCGACGAGCTGACCGGGCGCGGATGCGTGGTCCTGCGCTGA
- a CDS encoding CGNR zinc finger domain-containing protein, whose product MPDNGAAPDRTRLALDLTLTVRHDGHGGVADDLTTPDGLTAWVRERADALPAGTGFRADEPALERVRDLRAAVRALFARAVRPGEPSPADARRLLPVPEALARLNAAAALCPVVPVLTWDTADDATPLVQERAAQDAPPADLLVAALARAATAFLASEDRTRLRACHAPRCVRYFLKEHPRQEWCKPSCGNRARVARHHERHNSRTGRAPHSE is encoded by the coding sequence ATGCCAGACAACGGCGCCGCCCCCGACCGCACCCGGCTCGCCCTCGACCTCACCCTCACCGTCCGTCACGACGGCCACGGTGGCGTCGCCGACGACCTCACCACGCCCGACGGACTGACCGCCTGGGTCCGCGAGCGCGCCGACGCGCTCCCCGCCGGCACCGGCTTCCGCGCCGACGAACCGGCCCTCGAGCGGGTACGTGACCTGCGCGCCGCCGTCCGGGCCCTCTTCGCCCGCGCCGTGCGCCCGGGAGAGCCGAGCCCCGCCGACGCCCGCCGCCTGCTCCCCGTGCCCGAGGCGCTCGCCCGGCTGAACGCGGCCGCCGCCCTGTGCCCCGTCGTCCCGGTGCTGACCTGGGACACCGCCGACGACGCGACACCCCTCGTACAGGAGCGCGCGGCGCAGGACGCACCGCCCGCCGACCTCCTCGTCGCCGCGCTCGCCCGCGCCGCGACCGCCTTCCTGGCGAGCGAGGACCGGACCCGGCTGCGGGCCTGCCACGCCCCGCGCTGCGTGCGCTACTTCCTCAAGGAGCACCCGCGCCAGGAGTGGTGCAAGCCCTCCTGCGGCAACCGCGCCCGGGTCGCCCGCCACCACGAGCGGCACAACTCCCGCACGGGACGGGCACCTCACAGCGAGTGA
- a CDS encoding thiolase domain-containing protein — translation MTSTAHKEPVAVVGIGQTKHVAARRDVSLAGLVREAARRALDDAELTWADIDAVVIGKAPDFFEGVMMPELYLADALGAVGKPMLRVHTAGSVGGSTALVASNLIAGRVHGTVLTLAFEKQSESNAMWGLSLPIPFQQPLLAGAGGFFAPHVRAYMRRTGAPDTVGSLVAYKDRRNALKNPYAHLHEHDITLEKVQSAPMLWDPIRYSETCPSSDGACAMILTDRAGAARAPRPPAWLHGGAMRSEPTLFAGKDFVSPQAGKDCAADVYRQAGIADPRREIDAVEMYVPFSWYEPMWLENLGFAAEGEGWKLTESGVTELDGDLPVNMSGGVLSTNPIGASGMIRFAEAALQVRGQAGEHQVDGARKVLGHAYGGGAQFFSMWLVGAEPPTS, via the coding sequence ATGACCAGCACGGCACACAAGGAACCGGTCGCGGTCGTCGGCATCGGCCAGACCAAGCACGTCGCCGCCCGCCGCGACGTCTCCCTCGCCGGACTCGTCCGCGAAGCCGCCCGACGCGCCCTCGACGACGCCGAGTTGACCTGGGCCGACATCGACGCCGTCGTCATCGGCAAGGCGCCCGACTTCTTCGAGGGCGTCATGATGCCGGAGCTGTACCTCGCCGACGCGCTCGGCGCCGTCGGCAAGCCCATGCTCCGCGTCCACACCGCCGGTTCCGTCGGCGGCTCGACCGCGCTCGTCGCCTCGAACCTGATCGCGGGCCGCGTCCACGGCACCGTCCTCACCCTCGCCTTCGAGAAGCAGTCCGAGTCCAACGCCATGTGGGGACTCTCCCTGCCGATCCCCTTCCAGCAGCCGCTCCTCGCAGGCGCCGGCGGCTTCTTCGCCCCGCACGTCCGCGCCTACATGCGGCGCACCGGCGCCCCCGACACCGTCGGCTCCCTCGTCGCCTACAAGGACCGCCGCAACGCCCTCAAGAACCCCTACGCCCATCTCCACGAGCACGACATCACCTTGGAGAAGGTGCAGTCCGCGCCCATGCTCTGGGACCCCATCCGCTACTCCGAGACCTGCCCGTCCTCCGACGGCGCCTGCGCGATGATCCTCACCGACCGCGCCGGAGCGGCCCGCGCCCCGCGCCCGCCCGCCTGGCTGCACGGCGGCGCCATGCGCAGCGAACCGACCCTGTTCGCGGGCAAGGACTTCGTGTCGCCGCAGGCCGGCAAGGACTGCGCCGCCGACGTGTACCGGCAGGCGGGCATCGCCGACCCGCGCCGTGAGATCGACGCCGTCGAGATGTACGTGCCGTTCTCCTGGTACGAGCCGATGTGGCTGGAGAACCTCGGCTTCGCCGCCGAGGGCGAAGGCTGGAAACTCACCGAATCGGGTGTCACGGAGCTCGACGGGGACCTCCCCGTCAACATGTCGGGCGGTGTCCTCTCCACGAATCCGATCGGCGCCTCCGGCATGATCCGCTTCGCCGAGGCGGCGCTCCAGGTCCGCGGCCAGGCCGGGGAACACCAGGTGGACGGGGCCCGCAAGGTCCTCGGGCACGCCTACGGCGGCGGCGCGCAGTTCTTCTCCATGTGGCTCGTCGGCGCGGAGCCGCCCACGAGCTGA
- a CDS encoding thiolase domain-containing protein, protein MRPPIRDIAVVAFAQSDHRRTTDEVSEVEMLMPVLHQVLDATGLRTSDIGFTCSGSSDYLAGRAFSFTMALDGVGAWPPISESHVEMDGAWALYEAWTKLLTGEADTALVYSYGKSSPGSVRDVLTRQLDPYYVAPLWPDSVALAALQAQALVDAGETDEKALAGVAARSRTAAATNAHAQLRGPGVPQGDYVVQPLRTGDCPPVGDGAAAVILAAGDRARELCERPAWIRGIDHRIEAHSLGVRDLTDSPSTRLAAEHAGAFERPVDTAELHAPFTSQEVVLRKALRLGDDVDVNPSGGALAANPVMAAGLIRIGEAAARIHRGEARRALAHATSGPCLQQNLVAVLEASEGSEGATR, encoded by the coding sequence ATGCGGCCGCCGATCCGGGACATCGCCGTCGTCGCCTTCGCGCAGAGCGACCACCGGCGCACCACCGACGAGGTGTCGGAGGTGGAGATGCTGATGCCCGTGCTGCACCAGGTCCTCGACGCCACCGGCCTGAGGACCAGCGACATCGGGTTCACCTGCTCGGGATCCAGCGACTACCTCGCGGGCCGCGCCTTCTCGTTCACGATGGCGCTCGACGGCGTCGGCGCCTGGCCGCCGATCTCCGAGTCGCACGTCGAGATGGACGGCGCCTGGGCCCTGTACGAGGCGTGGACCAAGCTGCTCACCGGCGAGGCCGACACCGCCCTCGTCTACTCCTACGGCAAGTCCTCGCCCGGCTCCGTGCGCGACGTGCTCACCCGCCAGCTCGACCCCTACTACGTGGCCCCGCTGTGGCCCGACTCCGTCGCCCTCGCCGCCCTTCAGGCACAGGCCCTCGTCGACGCCGGAGAGACCGACGAGAAGGCCCTCGCCGGGGTTGCCGCCCGCAGCCGCACCGCCGCCGCGACCAACGCGCACGCCCAACTGCGCGGCCCCGGCGTCCCGCAGGGCGACTACGTCGTCCAGCCGCTGCGCACCGGCGACTGCCCGCCCGTCGGCGACGGCGCGGCCGCCGTGATCCTCGCCGCCGGCGACCGCGCCCGCGAACTGTGCGAGCGGCCCGCCTGGATCCGCGGCATCGACCACCGCATCGAGGCCCACTCCCTGGGCGTCCGCGACCTCACCGACTCGCCCTCCACCCGGCTCGCCGCCGAACACGCCGGAGCCTTCGAACGACCGGTGGACACCGCCGAGTTGCACGCCCCCTTCACCTCGCAGGAGGTCGTCCTGCGCAAGGCGCTGCGGCTCGGCGACGACGTCGACGTCAACCCGTCCGGCGGCGCCCTCGCCGCCAACCCCGTCATGGCCGCGGGCCTCATCCGCATCGGCGAGGCCGCCGCCCGCATCCACCGCGGCGAGGCGCGGCGTGCCCTCGCCCACGCCACCTCCGGGCCCTGCCTCCAGCAGAACCTGGTCGCCGTACTCGAAGCTTCCGAAGGATCCGAAGGAGCGACCCGATGA
- a CDS encoding Zn-ribbon domain-containing OB-fold protein, whose translation MTTAPRPDILRAPLIVEFPFTRSLGPVQSAFLTGLRNKVTLGVRTPTGKVLVPPVEYDPDTAEELRDLVEVGATGTVTTWAWNHEPRRGQPLDTPFAWVLVKLDGADTALLHALDVPGPEAVRTGQRVRVRWAAEREGVITDIACFEPDDSTTEPAQAAPHQGEFGDMVTGIVTPARLDYEYSPGGAQTRYINALADRRTVGERCPSCRKVYVPPRGACPTCGVATTEQVEVGPAGTVTTYCIVNIKAKNLDIEVPYVYAHIALDGADLALHGRIAGIPYDQVRMGLRVEPVWTEGGRYPDHYRPTGEPDADYDTYKELI comes from the coding sequence ATGACGACAGCCCCCCGCCCAGACATACTCCGGGCACCCCTGATCGTGGAGTTCCCGTTCACCCGCTCCCTGGGCCCCGTCCAGAGCGCCTTCCTCACCGGACTCCGGAACAAGGTCACCCTCGGCGTCCGCACCCCGACCGGCAAGGTCCTCGTACCGCCCGTCGAGTACGACCCGGACACCGCCGAGGAGCTCCGCGACCTCGTCGAGGTCGGCGCCACCGGCACCGTCACCACCTGGGCGTGGAACCACGAGCCGCGCCGCGGCCAGCCCCTCGACACCCCCTTCGCCTGGGTCCTCGTCAAGCTCGACGGCGCCGACACCGCCCTGCTGCACGCCCTCGACGTACCCGGTCCGGAGGCGGTCCGCACCGGGCAGCGCGTCCGCGTCCGCTGGGCGGCCGAGCGCGAGGGCGTCATCACCGACATCGCCTGCTTCGAACCGGACGACAGCACCACGGAACCGGCTCAAGCCGCTCCGCACCAGGGCGAGTTCGGCGACATGGTCACCGGAATCGTCACCCCGGCCCGGCTCGACTACGAGTACAGCCCCGGCGGCGCCCAGACCCGGTACATCAACGCCCTCGCGGACCGCCGCACCGTCGGCGAACGATGCCCCTCCTGCCGCAAGGTCTACGTCCCGCCCCGCGGCGCCTGCCCCACCTGCGGCGTCGCCACGACGGAACAGGTCGAGGTCGGCCCGGCCGGCACCGTCACCACGTACTGCATCGTCAACATCAAGGCGAAGAACCTCGACATCGAAGTGCCGTACGTCTACGCGCACATCGCACTCGACGGCGCCGACCTCGCCCTGCACGGCCGCATCGCCGGGATCCCCTACGACCAGGTGCGCATGGGGCTGCGCGTCGAACCGGTCTGGACGGAGGGCGGGCGCTACCCCGACCACTACCGGCCGACCGGCGAACCCGACGCCGACTACGACACGTACAAGGAGCTGATCTGA
- a CDS encoding DNA-binding protein NsdB: MSGQPNSRLNDLFGLAGWSKGELARLVNRQAAAMGHPQLATDTSRVRRWIDTGEIPRDPVPRVLAALFTERLGRVVTIEDLGLVRHGRVGKRQGGGSLERQGPDGVPWAPERTAAVLTEFTGMDLMLNRRGLVGAGAALAAGSALSTAMHDWLHADPALAADAPRTTDPLHADPAGFDRYEAAPIGSQEIEELERSVEVFRAWDASRGGGLQRKAVVGQLNEVGGMLSYRHPDHLQRRLWGVAANLAVLAGWMSHDVGLEPTAQKYFVIAAHAAREGGDRPRAGEALSRAARQMVHLGRPDDALDLMKLAKSGSGDEVLPRTKAMLFTIEAWAQASMGKGQAMRRTLGQAEDLFVSDKGDVPPPSWMQMFDEADLHGMQALAYRTLAEHEPGAAVIAQRHAQEALALRAGGRDRSKIFDHLSMASACFIADDPEQADRYARLALSSMGSNSSHRTWDRLREMYRLTGHYADYPKIEDLREEIQLALPRTPGKKLQA; encoded by the coding sequence GTGAGCGGACAACCCAACTCCCGCCTGAACGACCTGTTCGGCCTGGCCGGCTGGTCCAAGGGGGAACTCGCGAGACTCGTCAACCGGCAGGCGGCGGCCATGGGCCACCCGCAGCTGGCGACGGACACCTCGCGGGTGAGGCGGTGGATCGACACGGGAGAGATCCCGCGCGATCCGGTGCCCCGGGTGCTGGCGGCGCTGTTCACTGAGCGACTCGGCCGTGTCGTGACCATCGAGGATCTCGGTCTCGTCCGGCACGGGCGCGTGGGGAAACGGCAGGGCGGCGGGAGCCTGGAACGACAGGGGCCCGACGGAGTGCCGTGGGCGCCCGAACGGACAGCTGCGGTCCTCACCGAATTCACGGGAATGGACCTCATGCTCAACCGACGCGGCTTGGTGGGCGCGGGTGCCGCGCTCGCCGCGGGTTCCGCACTCAGCACCGCCATGCACGACTGGCTGCACGCCGACCCGGCCCTCGCGGCCGACGCCCCCAGGACCACCGATCCCCTGCACGCCGACCCCGCTGGGTTCGACCGCTACGAGGCCGCCCCCATCGGGTCGCAGGAGATCGAGGAACTGGAGCGCTCCGTCGAGGTCTTCCGGGCCTGGGACGCCTCCCGGGGCGGCGGCCTCCAGCGCAAGGCGGTGGTGGGACAGCTCAACGAAGTCGGTGGGATGCTCTCCTACCGTCATCCCGACCATCTGCAGCGGCGCCTGTGGGGCGTCGCCGCCAATCTCGCCGTCCTCGCGGGCTGGATGTCGCACGACGTCGGCCTGGAGCCCACGGCCCAGAAGTACTTCGTCATCGCCGCGCACGCCGCGCGCGAGGGCGGGGACCGGCCGCGCGCCGGTGAGGCCCTGTCCAGAGCCGCACGCCAGATGGTGCACCTGGGCCGGCCCGACGACGCGCTCGACCTGATGAAGCTCGCCAAGTCCGGCTCCGGCGACGAGGTGCTGCCGCGGACCAAGGCGATGCTGTTCACCATCGAGGCCTGGGCCCAGGCGTCCATGGGCAAGGGCCAGGCGATGCGCCGCACCCTCGGTCAGGCGGAGGATCTCTTCGTCTCCGACAAGGGCGACGTGCCGCCGCCGAGCTGGATGCAGATGTTCGACGAGGCGGACCTGCACGGGATGCAGGCCCTGGCGTACCGCACCCTCGCCGAGCACGAGCCCGGTGCCGCCGTCATCGCGCAGCGGCACGCCCAGGAGGCCCTGGCCCTGCGGGCCGGCGGCCGCGACCGTTCGAAGATCTTCGACCATCTGTCCATGGCCTCGGCCTGCTTCATCGCGGACGATCCCGAACAGGCGGACCGCTACGCACGTCTGGCGCTCTCTTCGATGGGGTCGAACTCCTCGCACCGCACCTGGGACCGGCTCCGTGAGATGTACCGGCTGACCGGGCACTACGCGGACTACCCGAAGATCGAGGACCTGCGCGAGGAGATCCAGCTGGCGCTGCCCCGGACCCCGGGGAAGAAGCTCCAGGCGTAG
- a CDS encoding DUF397 domain-containing protein encodes MAESTIDQHPLAGWDKPDLDLSAADWRSSSNGRGDVQIAFVEGFVAMRNSGSPQSPSLIFTPAEWGAFVHGAREGEFDLT; translated from the coding sequence GTGGCCGAGAGCACCATCGACCAGCACCCGCTCGCGGGGTGGGACAAGCCGGATCTGGACCTGAGCGCGGCGGACTGGCGGTCCAGCAGCAACGGCAGGGGCGACGTCCAGATCGCCTTCGTCGAGGGATTCGTCGCGATGCGCAACAGCGGCAGCCCGCAGAGCCCCTCGCTGATCTTCACCCCCGCCGAGTGGGGTGCGTTCGTGCACGGCGCCCGCGAGGGCGAGTTCGACCTGACGTAG
- a CDS encoding universal stress protein, with the protein MSTPHAQPVVAAVDGSDDSRRALDWALAEASRRGTALRVLHVRQYAPAVQPGVLVAGGESPEREDRVLEAVRTSLAARGGELPPVEYVSREGLPAALLPEESARAQLLVLGSRGRGGFASLLLGSNGVATARDADCPVVVVPRPGRRIDSETPLPAGPRVVVGLQTDDPDETALAFAFAHASRTGARLHVVAAYPWPVLAWSAFGDFTPTVQDQKAAERETLDLANDALVEQRKSHPEVEVELYVAPGDAAGHLVDASREAELVVVGRHRRRLTRPAPMLGSVTHAVLLHAASPVAVVPPAPEGDEPA; encoded by the coding sequence ATGAGCACGCCGCACGCCCAGCCCGTAGTCGCCGCGGTCGACGGATCCGACGACAGCCGCAGAGCCCTCGACTGGGCCCTCGCCGAGGCGTCCCGGCGCGGCACGGCGCTGCGCGTCCTGCACGTGCGGCAGTACGCGCCGGCCGTGCAGCCCGGGGTGCTCGTCGCCGGGGGCGAGTCCCCCGAGCGCGAGGACCGGGTGCTGGAAGCCGTCCGCACCTCGCTCGCGGCGCGCGGCGGCGAACTGCCGCCCGTCGAGTACGTCAGCCGTGAAGGCCTCCCGGCCGCACTGCTGCCCGAGGAGAGCGCGCGGGCCCAGCTGCTCGTCCTCGGCTCGCGCGGACGCGGCGGCTTCGCCAGCCTGCTGCTCGGGTCGAACGGGGTCGCGACGGCCCGGGACGCCGACTGCCCCGTGGTCGTGGTGCCCCGGCCGGGCCGCCGGATCGACTCCGAGACGCCGCTGCCGGCCGGTCCGCGCGTCGTCGTCGGACTGCAGACCGACGACCCCGACGAGACGGCCCTCGCCTTCGCCTTCGCCCACGCCTCCCGCACCGGTGCGCGGCTCCACGTCGTCGCCGCGTACCCCTGGCCCGTACTGGCCTGGAGCGCGTTCGGCGACTTCACGCCGACGGTCCAGGACCAGAAGGCGGCCGAGCGGGAGACGCTGGACCTCGCCAATGACGCGCTCGTGGAACAGCGGAAGTCTCACCCTGAAGTAGAGGTCGAGCTGTACGTGGCGCCCGGCGACGCGGCGGGGCATCTCGTCGACGCCTCCCGCGAGGCGGAACTGGTCGTCGTGGGCCGGCACCGCCGCCGCCTCACCCGCCCCGCGCCGATGCTCGGCTCGGTCACGCACGCGGTGCTGCTGCACGCGGCGAGCCCGGTGGCGGTGGTGCCCCCGGCGCCGGAGGGGGACGAACCCGCCTGA
- a CDS encoding aminoglycoside phosphotransferase family protein, protein MYAASSSVSAPPRPLRSARPAVAGSGPYLDPARPAAPTLNGIGRPRRAPGAGTQPLSGRLDLSGPQGDRLRAAIASVHRICPEFHPVQVLRRSQRSVLLVGTTGRSTAVAKCLVDHSPAWAERVRHEIAAYRSFVRHRPPVRVPRLIAADPDNGTLVIERMPGRPAALQRHPVEAPPRADVRAALGAICRLNQWRPPAGTFGAPLDYAERINRFHDLGLLTDRDMGDLQKLLHGIAHTSGRGGMGQFCHGDALLSNVLLSPAGPVLVDWEHAGWYLPGYDLATLWAVLGDAPVARRQISQLAQSGGPAARDAFLVNLMLVLTREIRTYETAVQRSLQEQPASAPGQAPAGAVPSGEEQRLLLRRLHDDCNMARKAVRAAVGTR, encoded by the coding sequence ATGTACGCAGCATCGTCCTCCGTGTCCGCCCCGCCCCGGCCGCTGCGCTCCGCCCGCCCGGCGGTGGCGGGCAGCGGCCCGTACCTCGACCCCGCGCGGCCCGCGGCCCCGACGCTCAACGGCATCGGCCGGCCGCGTCGCGCCCCGGGGGCGGGTACCCAACCGCTCAGCGGGAGACTCGACTTGTCCGGCCCTCAGGGCGACCGGCTGCGTGCGGCGATCGCCTCCGTGCACCGCATCTGCCCGGAGTTCCATCCGGTCCAGGTACTGCGCCGCAGCCAGCGCTCCGTGCTGCTCGTCGGCACGACCGGACGCAGCACCGCGGTCGCGAAGTGTTTAGTCGACCACTCCCCCGCGTGGGCCGAGCGGGTCCGGCACGAAATAGCCGCATACCGTTCGTTCGTCCGGCACCGGCCCCCGGTGCGGGTGCCGCGGCTCATCGCCGCGGACCCCGACAACGGGACGCTGGTGATCGAGCGGATGCCCGGCCGGCCTGCGGCTCTGCAGCGCCACCCGGTCGAGGCACCGCCGCGGGCGGACGTGCGGGCCGCGCTCGGCGCGATCTGCCGGCTGAACCAGTGGCGGCCCCCGGCCGGCACGTTCGGGGCGCCCCTGGACTACGCGGAGCGGATCAACCGGTTCCATGACCTCGGTCTGCTGACCGACCGGGACATGGGCGACCTGCAGAAGCTCCTGCACGGGATCGCGCACACCTCGGGCCGCGGGGGCATGGGCCAGTTCTGTCACGGCGACGCCCTGCTGTCGAACGTGCTGCTGTCCCCCGCCGGTCCGGTGCTGGTGGACTGGGAGCACGCGGGCTGGTACCTGCCGGGCTACGACCTGGCGACGCTGTGGGCGGTCCTCGGTGACGCCCCGGTGGCGCGCCGGCAGATCAGCCAGCTCGCGCAGTCCGGCGGTCCGGCGGCCCGGGACGCCTTCCTGGTCAACCTGATGCTCGTCCTGACCCGGGAGATCCGTACCTACGAGACGGCCGTGCAGCGCTCGTTGCAGGAGCAGCCCGCGTCGGCGCCCGGCCAGGCCCCGGCCGGTGCCGTGCCGTCCGGTGAGGAGCAGCGGCTGCTGCTGCGCCGGCTGCACGACGACTGCAACATGGCGCGGAAGGCGGTGCGTGCGGCCGTCGGCACGCGCTGA